From Pseudomonas hefeiensis, one genomic window encodes:
- a CDS encoding MDR family MFS transporter: MPAGSALTQAHTPQAPQPAIRSVLVALMLAIFLGALDQTIVAVSMPAISAQFGDVSLLAWVISGYMVAMTVAVPIYGKLGDLYGRRPLMLFGMGLFTLASLFCGLAQNMEQLVLARIFQGIGAGGMISVSQAIIGDIVPPRERGRYQGYFSSMYAVASVAGPVLGGYMTEYLSWRWVFLINLPLGLGAWLIARRTLVGLPVPHRKPIIDYLGTVLLIIGLTALLLGITEVGQGHAWHSRDVLGLLSCAVMALGVFVWQERRAREPLLPMHLFLNRSAVLCWCTVFFTSFQAISLTVLVPLRYQSVTGAGADSAALHLLPLAMGLPMGAYFAGRRTSITGHYQPMILSGALLFPFAILGMAFTPPGAFWLSSLFMLLSGIASGMQFPTSLVGSQNSVQQHDIGVATSTTNLFRSLGGAVGVALMSALLLALLQDSGFAQLAGSSPMGEGHSGNVLLDGLNAAPGEAQHALRQELQTTFRHLLLISAAVSLLGLAAAVAMPNHVLRGRDDKVR, encoded by the coding sequence ATGCCCGCAGGTTCTGCCTTGACTCAAGCCCATACCCCCCAAGCCCCACAGCCCGCCATCCGTAGTGTGCTAGTAGCCCTGATGCTGGCGATTTTTCTCGGTGCACTGGACCAAACCATCGTTGCCGTCTCGATGCCGGCCATTTCCGCCCAATTTGGCGATGTCAGCCTGCTGGCTTGGGTGATTTCCGGCTACATGGTCGCCATGACCGTGGCGGTGCCGATCTACGGCAAGCTCGGAGATCTCTATGGACGGCGGCCGTTGATGCTGTTCGGCATGGGGCTGTTCACCCTGGCCTCGCTGTTCTGTGGTCTGGCGCAAAACATGGAACAACTGGTGCTGGCGCGCATTTTCCAGGGCATCGGCGCCGGCGGGATGATTTCCGTGAGCCAGGCCATCATCGGCGACATCGTGCCGCCGCGCGAACGCGGCCGCTACCAGGGGTATTTCAGCAGCATGTACGCGGTGGCCAGCGTGGCCGGGCCGGTGTTGGGCGGCTACATGACCGAGTACCTGTCCTGGCGCTGGGTATTCCTGATCAACCTGCCCCTGGGCCTGGGTGCCTGGCTGATTGCCCGGCGCACCCTGGTCGGGTTGCCGGTGCCGCACCGTAAGCCGATCATCGATTACCTGGGTACCGTGCTGCTGATCATCGGCCTGACCGCGCTGCTGCTGGGGATTACCGAGGTTGGCCAGGGCCACGCCTGGCACAGCCGCGACGTCCTGGGGCTGCTGAGTTGTGCCGTGATGGCGTTGGGAGTGTTCGTCTGGCAGGAGCGCCGGGCCCGGGAACCGTTGTTGCCGATGCACCTGTTCCTCAACCGCAGCGCGGTGTTGTGTTGGTGCACGGTGTTTTTCACCAGTTTTCAGGCCATTTCCCTGACGGTGCTGGTGCCGTTGCGCTATCAGAGCGTGACCGGTGCTGGCGCTGACAGCGCAGCGTTGCACCTGTTGCCATTGGCGATGGGGTTGCCGATGGGTGCGTATTTCGCCGGACGCCGTACCTCGATCACTGGCCACTACCAACCGATGATCCTCAGCGGCGCCCTGCTCTTTCCGTTCGCCATCCTCGGCATGGCCTTCACCCCGCCCGGCGCGTTCTGGCTCAGCAGCCTGTTCATGCTGCTCAGCGGCATCGCCTCCGGCATGCAGTTCCCGACTTCGCTGGTGGGGTCGCAAAATTCGGTGCAACAGCACGACATCGGGGTCGCCACCAGCACCACCAACCTGTTCCGCTCCCTCGGTGGCGCCGTGGGCGTGGCGCTGATGTCGGCGTTGCTGCTGGCCTTGCTGCAGGATTCAGGCTTTGCCCAACTCGCCGGTTCGTCGCCGATGGGTGAAGGACATTCCGGCAATGTGTTGCTGGATGGATTGAACGCTGCACCCGGCGAAGCACAGCACGCCTTGCGTCAGGAGTTGCAGACAACGTTCCGGCATTTGCTGCTGATCAGCGCAGCGGTGTCGTTGTTGGGGCTGGCGGCGGCAGTGGCGATGCCCAATCACGTGTTGCGTGGGCGGGATGACAAGGTTCGGTAG
- the pobA gene encoding 4-hydroxybenzoate 3-monooxygenase — protein MKTLKTQVAIIGAGPSGLLLGQLLHNAGIDTVILERQTPDYVLSRIRAGVLEQGMAQLLRQAGVGQRMDAEGLPHDGFELALNGRRVHIDLKGLTGGKNVMIYGQTEVTRDLMAAREAAGARTLYQVGNAQPHDMQTDSPFVTFEHQGQTWRLDCDYIAGCDGFHGVARQSIPAEKLKVFERVYPFGWLGILADTPPVHEELVYARHDRGFALCSMRSKTRTRYYLQVPAEEQVADWPDERFWSELKNRLPADLAQALVTGPSIEKSIAPLRSFVVEPMQYGRMFLVGDAAHIVPPTGAKGLNLAASDVSTLFNILLKVYRDGRTDLLEKYSAICLRRVWKAERFSWWMTSMLHRFDDDAFNQRISEAELEYFVDSEAGRKTIAENYVGLPYEAIE, from the coding sequence ATGAAAACCCTCAAGACCCAAGTTGCCATTATCGGTGCCGGCCCCTCTGGGCTGCTGCTCGGCCAGTTGCTGCACAACGCTGGAATTGACACAGTGATCCTCGAACGCCAGACCCCGGACTATGTGCTCAGCCGCATCCGCGCCGGTGTGCTGGAGCAAGGCATGGCCCAACTGCTGCGCCAGGCCGGCGTCGGCCAGCGCATGGACGCCGAGGGACTGCCCCATGACGGCTTTGAGCTGGCGCTCAACGGTCGTCGGGTGCACATCGATCTAAAGGGGCTGACCGGCGGTAAAAACGTCATGATCTATGGCCAGACCGAAGTCACCCGCGACTTGATGGCCGCCCGTGAAGCCGCCGGCGCCCGCACGCTTTATCAGGTCGGCAACGCCCAGCCCCATGACATGCAGACTGACAGCCCCTTCGTGACCTTCGAGCACCAAGGGCAAACCTGGCGCCTGGACTGCGATTACATTGCCGGTTGCGACGGTTTCCATGGTGTGGCGCGCCAGTCGATCCCTGCGGAAAAACTCAAGGTCTTCGAGCGGGTCTACCCGTTTGGCTGGCTCGGCATCCTGGCCGACACTCCGCCGGTTCACGAGGAGCTGGTCTACGCCCGTCACGACCGTGGTTTTGCCCTGTGCAGCATGCGCTCCAAGACTCGCACCCGTTATTACCTGCAAGTGCCCGCCGAGGAGCAAGTGGCCGATTGGCCGGACGAGCGCTTCTGGTCGGAACTGAAAAACCGCCTGCCAGCCGACCTGGCGCAAGCCCTGGTGACCGGTCCCTCCATCGAGAAAAGCATCGCGCCGCTGCGCAGCTTCGTGGTCGAGCCGATGCAATATGGACGGATGTTCCTGGTGGGTGACGCAGCCCACATCGTCCCGCCCACCGGCGCCAAGGGACTGAACCTGGCCGCCAGTGATGTGAGCACGCTGTTCAACATTCTGCTCAAGGTCTATCGCGACGGCCGTACGGACTTGCTGGAAAAATACTCCGCCATTTGCCTGCGACGGGTGTGGAAAGCCGAGCGCTTCTCCTGGTGGATGACTTCCATGCTGCACCGCTTCGACGACGACGCCTTCAACCAGCGCATCAGCGAAGCGGAGCTGGAATATTTCGTCGACTCCGAGGCCGGTCGAAAAACCATCGCGGAAAACTACGTCGGACTTCCTTATGAGGCTATCGAATAG